Genomic DNA from Streptomyces sp. NBC_01571:
GTCGGGCAGGCGCATCAGCAGCGCCTCGACGCCGACGTCGGCGATGGCACGGCCGATGTCCTGTCCCGGGCACTCGTGGGGTCCGCCGCCGAAGGCCAGGTGGGACCGGTTGCCCATCATGTTCGCCTTGAGGTCGGGCCGCACCCGGGGATCGATGTTGCCCGGCGCGATGCCGAGGATCAGACCGTCGCCCCGCCGGATGGTCCGGCCGCCCAGTTCGGTGTCCTGCTTGGCGAAGTAGCCGAGGACGGCGCTGAACGGAGGCTCGTCCCACAGCGACTGCTCGACCGCCTCGGGAACCGTCATCTGCCCGCCGTTCAACCGGGCACGGAAGCGCGGGTCGATGAGGACCACGCGCAACACGTTGGCGAGCAGGTTGGCCGTGGCCTCGTACGCGGCCAGCAGTACCAGGCGCAGATGCTGGGCGACCTCGTCGTCGGTGAGCCCGGCCGGGTGGTTGATGAGATGGCCGGTGAAGTCGTTCCCGGGCTCGTCGCGGCGGCGGGCGGTGTGCCGGATCAGGATGCCCATGACGTACTCGTTGCTGGCGATCGCGGTCGCGGTGCCCTTGAGCAGGTCACGGGTGGCCTGCACCAGACGGTCGTCGTACTCGTCGGGCATGCCGAGGATCTGGCACAGCACGGCCATCGGAAGGTGCTCGGCGAACTGGCCGACGAGATCCGCCCGGCCCTTCTCGCAGAAGCGGTTGACCAGGATCTGGGTCGCCCGGTTGATGTGCCGCCGGATGGTGCGGTGGTTGATGGTCGACATGGCGCCCATGACCGCGCCGCGCAGCCGCAGGTGCTCGTCGCCCTCGGCGTGGGAGCAGATGGGCTGCCAGGCGATGTGCGGCGCGAGCGGGTGTTCGGGGCCGGCCGTGCCGTCCTTGACGGCGGTCCACAGCCGGCTGTCCCGCGAGAAGTGGGTGGGCGTACTCACCATGTGCAGGTTCTCGGCGTGGCCGAGCACCACCCAGATCGGCACGTCGTTGTGGAGCAGCACGGGTGCGACCGCACCGTGCTCGTCACGGAGTTCCTCGTACAGGGCTCCCAGGTCCTCCGCCTCGGGGCCGTAGAGCCGGTGGAGCCCGCCGGCACCTCGGCCGTGGGCGGGGCAGCCCGGCGGCGGGTCGAGGGCGAGGTCGTCCGTACCGGCCGGTGAGTGGGGTTCAGGCGTCACGATGATCGCTCCGAAACTTAAGTGGGTCCGGTGTCTTTGGGGGGTGGGAGTGGGGATGTGGGGCTCGCGGCCACCGGCGGGCGTCAGGCCCGCGAGGAGGACATCGCCAGCGAGTGCAGGAAACGCATCAGCGTCATCAGGACGTCGCGGCTGGAGGCCCGTCGGCGCGCGTCGCACTTCACGATCGGGATCTCCTCCGCGAGGTCGAGCGCGGTGCGCAGGTCCTCGATCGGATAGCTGGGCGCGTCCGGGAAGTCGTTTATGGCGACGACGAACGGCACGCCGCGTTCCTCCAGCCGGCCGATCACGTCGAAGCTGACTTCCAGGCGGCGGGTGTCGATGAGCACGACCGCGCCGAGCGCGCCCTCGAACAGGCCGTTCCACAGGAACCAGAAGCGCTCCTGGCCGGGGGTGCCGAAGAGGTACAGCACCAGTTGTTCGGTGATGCTGATGCGGCCGAAGTCCATGGCCACGGTGGTGGCCGTCTTGGTCTCGGAGCCGTAGTTGTCGTCGATGCCGATGCCGGCCTGCGTCATGGTCTCCTCGGTGGTCAGCGGCTTGATCTCGCTGACGGCACCCACCATGGTCGTCTTGCCGACCCCGAAACCGCCCACGATCACGATCTTCACCGCGGCGGTCGCCGTGTGCGGCAGGTGGTCCTCGGCGCGCGGGCCGGTGATCGTGTCAGAGCTTTTGAAGTCCATGCATCACCGCTTCGAGGAGGGAACGGTCGGGCAGCGCGGAGCGGACGATCGGGGCGCGCGCCTGTACCAGTTCGGCCGTCAGCAGCTCGGTGAGCAGGACGGTCACCACGCTGAACGGCAGATTGAGATAGGCCGAGAGCTCGGCCACGGACAGAGGGGCCTTGCAGAGCCGCAGCAGCACCGACTGCTCGGGCTGGGTGGTGGGCGCCGGAGGGTCGGCGCGCGCCACGATCAAGGTGACCAGGTCGAGGTCGGCCCGGTCGCCGCCCTCACCCCCGCCGGTGAGCACGTACAGGCGCCCAGGGATCTTGGGGTCCTGTTCCTGGCCCTCCTGGGGGGTCCCCTCCGGGGAGGCTCCCTCGTGCGGGGGGCCTCCCTGGGGGACCTCGCGGGGCTCTTGGGTGGGGTGGCGCCGACGGCGTTGCGGAGGAGTCATACGGTCTGCCCGTTGCGGCGCGGCGGGCTGGTGAGATGCGCGCCGATCCGTGCGACGAGGTCGCGCATGCGGTTGCTCATCAGGCCGGGCTCCGCGGTCTGGTTGGCGAGGACCGCGAGATAGGCGTTGGCCCCGGCGGACATGAGATAGAAGTAGCCCCCGTTGATCTCGATGATGACCATCCGCATGGTGCCGTCGCTGCGGGGGATCTCGCCCGCGACGGCTCCGGCCAGGCTCTGGAGTCCCGCGCAGGCGGCGGCGACGCGGTCGGCGGCGTCGGGGTCGCCGCCGTAGCGGGCGATGCGCAGTCCGTCGGCGGAGAGCACCACGATCTGCTGGATGCCCGGGACGCCGTCGGCGAGATCTTTGAGCATCCAGTCGAAGTTGCCTCGCTGCTGGATCACTTGAAGTCCCCCTCGTCGTCGGCCTCAGCGGGGGCCGGCTGATGGCTCTGGGTGAAAGCGGTCGGGTCGGGGTCGCCCTTGAGGCCTTCCATGAACGCCTCGACCCACATCCCCGGCGGGGGCTCCTCCTCCTTCGGGGCGGGCGCGGCGGCCCAGGGCGCCGCTGCCGCCGCGGCCTCGGCCGCCACCTCGGCGGCGCGGGCCTCCGCGATCCGCTGGCTGAGCGGGACCTTGACCCTGCTGCGCCGCTGCGGCAGGCCGTTGGGCGTCCACTCGGTGACCAGCGGGGCGTCGTCGTCCTGGGAGCCGTCGTGCGGCGACGGGATACGAGGTCCGGTGGTCGGACGGCGCTTCTTCGGCTTGCGCTTGGGGCCCTCGACGCCGTCGGTGTCCATCGTGGGCACCGCGTTCACGCCGATGCCGTGGGCGAGACCGGGGGCGGGGTCCTTGGTGAGCATGTTGCTCGGCACGACGATGACGGCGCGGACCCCGCCGTACGCGGACTGGCGCAGCGAGATCTTCATGTCGTACATCTTCGAGAGCCGCCCGACGACGGCCATGCCGAGCCGGGGGGCCTCGCCGAGGATGTTGAGGTCGACGCCGGCCGCGGCCTGCCGGAGCAGTTCCTCGATCTTTCCGCGGGCCTCGTCGCTGAAGCTGACGCCGGAGTCCTCGATCTCGATGGCGACGCCGGTCTGCACGACGAGGGCGGTGAGATGCACCTTGGTGGTCGGCGGCGAGTAGCGGGTCGCGTTGTCGAGCAGTTCGGCGACGGCGTGGATGACCGGTTCGACGTGGATGCCGTTGACGGCGACGTCTGCGATCGAGTGCAGTTCGATGCGGCGGTACTCGAGGATCCGGGACATGGCGCCGCGCATCACGCTGAACAGCGGGACGGGCTCGGGCCAGTTGCGCCCCGGACGGCCGCCGCCGAGCACGGCGATGGAGTCGGCGAGGCGGCCGATCAGCGCGGTGCCGTGGTCGATGCGCAGCAGGTCGTCGAAGACCTCGGGGTTGCGCCCGTGGTCCTCCTCCATCTCGCGGAGTTCCTTGTTCTGCTGGTGGACGATCGCCTGGACGCGCCGGGCGATGTTGACGAAGGAGCGCTGGGAGGAGTCGCGCAGCAGGTCCTCGTCGTCCACGACCTTGAGCACGGCGCCGAGCAGATCCCGTTGTGCGGCGGGGAGTTCGCACGGGTCGCCCTTGCCGCGGCCGAAGGTGCGGGCCACGTCCTCGGGGTTGACGCCGCCCCGCATGCGGCGGAGCGCGATCGGCAGGACCTCGGTGCGCAGGCGCACGAAATCCTGGTCGTGCGTGGCGATGCGCTGTTCGAAGTGCGCGGTGCTGCGGGCGAGTTCGGCGCGCAGGTCACGGGCGTCGCGGCCACGGCGTACGGCTTCCGCCGCGACGGTGACGACCAGCAGCGTGGCGATGGCGCCGCACCAGCCGACAGCGAACCTGGCCGGGCTCGTCACCACGGCGACGGCGGTCCCGGTCACCGCGGCCATCAGTATGGCCGGCAGCAACAGGACGCGCGCGTAGGGAAGTTCACGGCCACCGGGAGGCGATTGAACACTCACCATGTATGCCCTCTGAGACAAGTCGGCGGGGGGTCGGGGGGAGTTCGTGGGGGAAACTGCGTGGTCAAACGGAATCTTCGGAACTTTTGGGAACAAGCGCACGATTACATCTCAACTCGGTGCGCTGCGGGCGAGCTTAGTCCGACCGGATCATCGCCGTGTCATATTCAGCAAGCGCCTGAAATCGCCCGCGCGACAGGAGTACCCTCGGGCCATTTATACGCTCAGAACTCACTCGCACACCCTGAGTAACGGCGTACGGGCAGCCGAAAACCCCTCCCCCCGCCGGGCGGTATGTCAGATTCCGGCGATCCGCAGCGCGGCGTCGGCGGTGGCCTCGGCGAACGCGGACACGGGGCGGTCCGGGTCGGAGCGGTGCACGAGAATCACCCCTTCGATGAGGCCGAACAACAGGTCTGTCCGCAGATCGAGTTCACTCTTGGCGAGCGCGCCGCCCGCAGCCGTCGCGGCCAGCAACTGCCGGTAGGTGTCCTTGAGTTCGGCCCGTACGGCATGGAATCCGGCGAAGCGCTCGGCACGCACCTCGGGCAGCAGGTACAGCCCGCCGAGGTTGTGCGGGCCACCGCAGAGCAGTTCCACGTCGGTGCGGCACAGCTGCCACAACCGGCCCTCGGGCGCAGCCGCGTCGTCCGCCAGGAGCTCCCGGGCGAAGGCCAGCGAGGGCGTGACCGTGGACTCCAGGAGCTCGGCGAGCAGCTCCTCCTTGCCGGAGACGTAGTGGTACATGGACGCCTGACGCATGCCCGCCCGCTCGGCGACGGCCCGGGTGGTCGTCGCCGCGTAGCCGCGTGTCGTGAACAACTCGGCGGCCGCGTGGAGCAGTTCGTCGCGCGGCGACAGACCGCTGTCCGGCCGCTGCGTCGCACGCGGCCGGCCGACCCGTCGTCCGCCACCGGCTCCCATGCGTTCGATCCTCGCACATGACGCCGGTACCCGGTCGCGCCCCGGAGGAGACCGCGAAGGCGCGTGACCAGCCGCGTCCGCTCCGGCCGCCGCCGCGCGGCGGGCGCGGGTGAGGGATCGGTAACCGGGCGGCAACGCCGGAGACACGGCGTCGTACTCCGGCGCTCCTAATTTCTGTCGGGCGACAGAAATCACCCCGGAGCCGGAGGACCCGCGATGGCGACAGCGACCACGCACGGAGCACGCGATCACGCCCGTGCCCAGGAGGGCACCCGCGCCGAGGCCATGCCCGTCGTCCCGGCGAGCAAGTGGCCCGCGCCCCCCTGCGAGGCGGGCCACCTGGTGTGGGCGGAGACGGTGGCCGGCGGCAACTACACGCACCGGGTGCTGGCCCGCGGCACCGAACTGAGGCTGACCGACCTGCGCGGCGACGCCTGCGCGCACCTCCTCCTGTTCGCCGCCGGCCGTCCCTGGGAGCGCCTGAACGTGGCGGACACGGTCAAGGTCCAGTGGAACGCGTACCTGGGCGAGGGGCAGTTGCTCCTCTCCGACCAGGGCCGTGTGCTCGCCTCGCTCACCGCCGACACCTCCGGGCGGCACGACGCGCTGTGCGGTACCTCCACGCTCGTACGCAACACACAGCGCTACGGGGACGGCACGCCGCAGTCCGCCTCCCCCGCGGGACGCGAGCTGTTCAAGCTGGCCGCGGCCAAGAACGGCCTCGGACCACGTGATCTGCCGCCCTCGCTCTCCTTCTTCCAGGGCGTGGCCATACGCGACGACGGCTCCCTGGACTTCACCGGTTCGGCGGGACCGGGCGGCAGCGTGACGTTGCGCGCCGAGCAGGACGTCACCGTGCTGATCGCGAACGTGCCGCACCCGGTCGATCCGCGCCCCGCCTACACCAGCACCGCCCTCGAGGTGCTCGCCTGGCGGTCGGCGGCGACGAAGCCGGGCGACCCGCTGTGGGAGGCGACGCCCGAGGGCCGCCGCGCCTTCCTGAACACCGTCGAGTTCCTTGCCGCGAGGGGGCACGCATGAGCGCGGTCACGAGCGCCGCCACGACCGTGGTTCCCGCGCGCGCCGCCTGGTCGTCCGTCGTCCGCTCGGGCGGCACACTCACCATCACCGACCTGCACGGCAACCAGGCCGTCGACTTCCTCGCCTACGACGCCCACGACCCGTCCGTCCGCTACAGCGCGCCCGACACGATCCAGGCACAGGGGAACATCTTCCTGACGGCCGGCAGCGTGCTGATGTCCAACGAGCACACGCCCCTGATGACCGTGGTGTCCGACGACGTCGGCCGGCACGACACGGTCGGCGGCGCCTGCTCGAAGGAGTCGAACACGCTGCGGTACGGCCACCACACCTGGTCGCAGCACGCCTGCGTGGACAACTTCCTCGCGCAGGGCGCCCGGCACGGCCTCGGCAAGCGCGACCTCGTCTCGAACGTCAACTGGTACATGAACGTGCCGGTCGAGAAGGACGGCACGCTCGGCATCGTCGACGGTCTCTCGGCCCCGGGCCTGGCCCTGACCCTGCGCGCCGAACGCGACGTGCTCGTCCTGGTCTCCAACTGCCCCCAGATCAACAACCCCTGCAACGGCTTCGAACCGACCGCCGTTGCGATGAGCGTCGGGACGGCGGAATGAGCTTCGACACCCTGCTGGTCGCCAACCGCGGCGAGATCGCGGTCCGGATCATCCGCACCGCGCGCGAACTCGGGCTCCGCACGGTCGCGGTGTACTCCGACCCCGACCGCTCGGCACCGCACGTCCGGCTCGCCGACGAGGCCGTCCGGCTGGGCCCGGCCCCCGCGAAGGAGTCGTACCTCGACGCCGACCTGGTGCTGAAGGCGGCCAAGGACACCGGCGCGGGGGCGATCCACCCCGGCTACGGCTTCCTGTCCGAGGACGCGGCCTTCGCACGGCGCTGCGAGGACGCCGGGATCGTGTTCGTGGGACCCACGCCCCGGCAACTGGAACTGTTCGGGGCGAAGCACACGGCGCGGGCGGCGGCCCGGGCGGCCGGTGTGCCGCTCGCCCCGGGCACGGGGCTGCTGCCCGGCCTTCCGGAGGCCCTGGAGGCGGCCGGGGGCATCGGCTATCCCGTGATGCTGAAGGCCACCGGCGGCGGGGGCGGCATCGGCATGGCGGCCTGCCGCTCCGCCGCGGAACTGGCCGAGGCCTGGGAGCGCGTGCAGCGTGTCGCCGCCGCGTCCTTCGCCTCCGCCGGGGTCTTCCTGGAGCGTCTGGTCGAGCACGCCCGCCATGTCGAGGTGCAGGTCTTCGGCGACGGCCGGGGCCGCGTCGTGACCTTCGGCGACCGCGACTGCTCGCTCCAGCGCCGCAACCAGAAGGTCGTGGAGGAGGCCCCGGCCCCCGGCCTCCCGGCCCACGTACGGGAACGTCTCGCCTCCCGCGCACGTGACCTGTGCGCGAGTGTCCGCTACCGCTCGGCCGGCACGGTCGAGTTCGTGTACGACGCCGCACGCGAGGAGGCGTACTTCCTGGAGGTCAACACCCGCCTCCAGGTGGAGCATCCGGTCACCGAGGAGATCTACGGGGTCGACCTCGTCGCCTGGATGCTGCGGCTCGCACGCGGTGAGTCGGAGGTCGTGCGGGACCCGGGGGCGCCGCGTGGTCACGCCGTGGAGGCCCGGCTGTACGCCGAGGACCCCTCGCGCGAACACCGGCCGAGCGCGGGGCTGCTGACCCGGGTCGAGTTCCCCGGCGGCGTCCGGGTCGACGGCTGGGTGGAGACGGGCACCGAGGTGACCACCGCGTACGACCCCATGCTCGCGAAGATCGTCGCGTACGGCCCGGACCGCGCGCACGCCCTGGAGCGGCTGGACGAAGCGCTGGCCAGGACCCGGGTCGACGGCGTGGAGACGAACCTGGGGCTGGTGCGGGCGGCGCTCACCGACCCGTCCTTCCGGCGAGCGGCGCACTCGACGGCCACGCTGGCCGGGGTCACCGATCCCACGGCCCGCGTCGAGGTGGTCTCCGGCGGCACGC
This window encodes:
- a CDS encoding cytochrome P450, which produces MTPEPHSPAGTDDLALDPPPGCPAHGRGAGGLHRLYGPEAEDLGALYEELRDEHGAVAPVLLHNDVPIWVVLGHAENLHMVSTPTHFSRDSRLWTAVKDGTAGPEHPLAPHIAWQPICSHAEGDEHLRLRGAVMGAMSTINHRTIRRHINRATQILVNRFCEKGRADLVGQFAEHLPMAVLCQILGMPDEYDDRLVQATRDLLKGTATAIASNEYVMGILIRHTARRRDEPGNDFTGHLINHPAGLTDDEVAQHLRLVLLAAYEATANLLANVLRVVLIDPRFRARLNGGQMTVPEAVEQSLWDEPPFSAVLGYFAKQDTELGGRTIRRGDGLILGIAPGNIDPRVRPDLKANMMGNRSHLAFGGGPHECPGQDIGRAIADVGVEALLMRLPDVELDGDEDELRWRSSMSSRHLVELPVYFEPRPPEEVQDVSPASPVPSPRQPWQVGGDRPTASAPWREPSLPMSAPAPMSTPPAQAPAPAPVRPAGAWQRFLAWWRGY
- a CDS encoding ATP/GTP-binding protein, which encodes MDFKSSDTITGPRAEDHLPHTATAAVKIVIVGGFGVGKTTMVGAVSEIKPLTTEETMTQAGIGIDDNYGSETKTATTVAMDFGRISITEQLVLYLFGTPGQERFWFLWNGLFEGALGAVVLIDTRRLEVSFDVIGRLEERGVPFVVAINDFPDAPSYPIEDLRTALDLAEEIPIVKCDARRRASSRDVLMTLMRFLHSLAMSSSRA
- a CDS encoding DUF742 domain-containing protein, yielding MTPPQRRRRHPTQEPREVPQGGPPHEGASPEGTPQEGQEQDPKIPGRLYVLTGGGEGGDRADLDLVTLIVARADPPAPTTQPEQSVLLRLCKAPLSVAELSAYLNLPFSVVTVLLTELLTAELVQARAPIVRSALPDRSLLEAVMHGLQKL
- a CDS encoding roadblock/LC7 domain-containing protein, with the protein product MIQQRGNFDWMLKDLADGVPGIQQIVVLSADGLRIARYGGDPDAADRVAAACAGLQSLAGAVAGEIPRSDGTMRMVIIEINGGYFYLMSAGANAYLAVLANQTAEPGLMSNRMRDLVARIGAHLTSPPRRNGQTV
- a CDS encoding ATP-binding protein; this translates as MVSVQSPPGGRELPYARVLLLPAILMAAVTGTAVAVVTSPARFAVGWCGAIATLLVVTVAAEAVRRGRDARDLRAELARSTAHFEQRIATHDQDFVRLRTEVLPIALRRMRGGVNPEDVARTFGRGKGDPCELPAAQRDLLGAVLKVVDDEDLLRDSSQRSFVNIARRVQAIVHQQNKELREMEEDHGRNPEVFDDLLRIDHGTALIGRLADSIAVLGGGRPGRNWPEPVPLFSVMRGAMSRILEYRRIELHSIADVAVNGIHVEPVIHAVAELLDNATRYSPPTTKVHLTALVVQTGVAIEIEDSGVSFSDEARGKIEELLRQAAAGVDLNILGEAPRLGMAVVGRLSKMYDMKISLRQSAYGGVRAVIVVPSNMLTKDPAPGLAHGIGVNAVPTMDTDGVEGPKRKPKKRRPTTGPRIPSPHDGSQDDDAPLVTEWTPNGLPQRRSRVKVPLSQRIAEARAAEVAAEAAAAAAPWAAAPAPKEEEPPPGMWVEAFMEGLKGDPDPTAFTQSHQPAPAEADDEGDFK
- a CDS encoding TetR/AcrR family transcriptional regulator, which codes for MGAGGGRRVGRPRATQRPDSGLSPRDELLHAAAELFTTRGYAATTTRAVAERAGMRQASMYHYVSGKEELLAELLESTVTPSLAFARELLADDAAAPEGRLWQLCRTDVELLCGGPHNLGGLYLLPEVRAERFAGFHAVRAELKDTYRQLLAATAAGGALAKSELDLRTDLLFGLIEGVILVHRSDPDRPVSAFAEATADAALRIAGI
- a CDS encoding urea amidolyase associated protein UAAP1 → MATATTHGARDHARAQEGTRAEAMPVVPASKWPAPPCEAGHLVWAETVAGGNYTHRVLARGTELRLTDLRGDACAHLLLFAAGRPWERLNVADTVKVQWNAYLGEGQLLLSDQGRVLASLTADTSGRHDALCGTSTLVRNTQRYGDGTPQSASPAGRELFKLAAAKNGLGPRDLPPSLSFFQGVAIRDDGSLDFTGSAGPGGSVTLRAEQDVTVLIANVPHPVDPRPAYTSTALEVLAWRSAATKPGDPLWEATPEGRRAFLNTVEFLAARGHA
- a CDS encoding urea amidolyase associated protein UAAP2, with amino-acid sequence MSAVTSAATTVVPARAAWSSVVRSGGTLTITDLHGNQAVDFLAYDAHDPSVRYSAPDTIQAQGNIFLTAGSVLMSNEHTPLMTVVSDDVGRHDTVGGACSKESNTLRYGHHTWSQHACVDNFLAQGARHGLGKRDLVSNVNWYMNVPVEKDGTLGIVDGLSAPGLALTLRAERDVLVLVSNCPQINNPCNGFEPTAVAMSVGTAE